One genomic window of Parabacteroides pacaensis includes the following:
- a CDS encoding copper homeostasis protein CutC, translated as MKTRILEICANSATSCVEAERGGATRVELCAGIPEGGTTPSYGEIRTAKEKCTLDINVIIRPRGGDFLYTPEEIQTMLYDIEMAKQLKVHGVVFGCLTKEGEIDTALLQKLVSAAKPELSVTFHRAFDVCRDPFKALEQIIDAGCDRILTSGQQPDAVKGIPLIAELVKRAGGRIIIMPGCGVRQNNIQEIEIKTGATEFHTSARSIVQSKMEYRNERVPMGSVPPSSEFEREVTDKDKVAACLI; from the coding sequence ATGAAAACACGTATTCTCGAAATTTGCGCTAACTCGGCTACCAGTTGTGTGGAGGCGGAACGTGGTGGGGCTACCCGGGTGGAACTATGTGCCGGGATTCCCGAAGGGGGAACCACGCCAAGCTATGGAGAAATCAGAACGGCTAAAGAAAAATGCACGTTGGATATTAATGTAATTATCCGGCCCAGGGGCGGCGACTTTTTATATACTCCGGAAGAAATCCAAACTATGCTTTACGATATAGAAATGGCAAAACAGTTAAAAGTACATGGAGTGGTGTTCGGCTGCCTGACGAAAGAGGGGGAGATAGATACCGCGTTGCTTCAAAAGTTAGTCTCTGCTGCCAAGCCTGAACTGTCGGTTACTTTCCACCGGGCTTTCGATGTCTGCCGTGATCCGTTCAAAGCTCTGGAACAAATTATCGATGCAGGCTGCGACCGTATTCTTACCTCCGGACAGCAACCTGATGCCGTGAAGGGAATCCCTCTTATTGCCGAATTGGTAAAACGTGCCGGCGGACGTATTATCATTATGCCCGGCTGCGGTGTCCGGCAAAACAATATACAAGAGATAGAAATAAAAACAGGGGCTACGGAATTTCATACTTCCGCGCGGAGCATCGTACAAAGTAAGATGGAGTACCGGAACGAACGGGTCCCGATGGGTTCTGTCCCGCCAAGTTCGGAATTTGAAAGAGAGGTTACGGACAAGGATAAAGTAGCTGCATGCCTGATTTAA